Proteins encoded by one window of Antechinus flavipes isolate AdamAnt ecotype Samford, QLD, Australia chromosome 4, AdamAnt_v2, whole genome shotgun sequence:
- the GATAD2B gene encoding transcriptional repressor p66-beta isoform X2, whose product MDRMTEDALRLNLLKRSLDQADERDDVLAKRLKMEGHEAMERLKMLALLKRKDLAGIEMPHELPTKQDGGGGGGKGYEEKLNGNLRPHGDNRTAGRPGKENINDEPVDMSARRSEPDRGRLTPSPDIIVLSDNEASSPRSSSRMEERLKAANLEMFKGKGIEERQQLIKQLRDELRLEEARLVLLKKLRQSQLQKENVVQKTPVVQNAASIVQPSPAHVGQQGLSKLPSRPGAQGVEPQNLRTLQGHSVIRSATNTTLPHMLMSQRVIAPNPAQLQGQRGPPKPGLVRTTTPNMNPAINYQPSSSSVPCQRTTSSAIYMNLASHIQPGTVNRVSSPLPSPSAMTDAANSQAAAKLALRKQLEKTLLEIPPPKPPAPLLHFLPSAANSEFIYMVGLEEVVQSVIDSQGKGCASLLRVEPFVCAQCRTDFTPHWKQEKNGKILCEQCMTSNQKKALKAEHTNRLKNAFVKALQQEQEIEQRLQQQAALSPTTAPAVSSVSKQETIMRHHTLRQAPQPQSTLQRGIPTSARSMLSNFAQAPQLSVAGGLLGMPGVNIAYLNTGIGGHKAPSLADRQREYLLDMIPPRSISQSISGQK is encoded by the exons ATGGACAGAATGACAGAAGATGCCCTTCGCCTGAATCTGCTGAAGCGAAGCCTGGACCAGGCAGATGAACGTGATGATGTCCTGGCAAAAAGACTCAAGATGGAAGGACATGAAGCCATGGAGCGATTAAAAATGTTAGCACTGCTCAAAAGGAAGGACCTGGCAGGCATTGAGATGCCCCATGAGTTACCTACCAAACAGGATGGTGGTGGCGGTGGTGGCAAGGGCTATGAGGAGAAACTTAATGGGAATCTGAGGCCGCATGGGGATAATAGGACTGCTGGACGGCCAGGCAAGGAGAACATCAATGATGAGCCTGTGGACATGAGTGCTAGGAGAAG TGAGCCAGACCGGGGACGACTGACTCCCTCCCCTGACATCATCGTCCTTTCCGACAATGAGGCCTCCAGTCCTCGTTCCAGTTCCCGCATGGAAGAGAGACTGAAAGCAGCCAACTTGGAGATGTTTAAG GGAAAAGGTATTGAAGAACGGCAACAGCTTATTAAGCAGCTGAGGGATGAGCTACGTCTAGAGGAAGCCAGATTGGTCctgttgaagaaactaaggcagagtcAGCTACAGAAAGAGAATGTGGTTCAGAAG actCCAGTTGTACAAAATGCAGCATCAATTGTCCAGCCATCTCCTGCCCATGTAGGACAGCAGGGACTGTCCAAGCTCCcttccaggcctggtgctcagGGGGTGGAGCCCCAAAATCTGAGAACATTGCAG GGTCATAGTGTCATCCGCTCAGCCACCAACACAACCCTTCCACACATGCTGATGTCACAGCGAGTTATTGCACCAAACCCTGCCCAACTGCAGGGCCAGCGAGGGCCACCCAAACCTGGCCTCGTACGTACCACCACACCCAACATGAACCCTGCCATCAATTACCAACCG TCAAGTTCTTCTGTCCCTTGCCAGCGCACAACATCCTCTGCCATCTATATGAACCTTGCCTCTCACATCCAGCCAGGGACTGTTAACAGAGTGTCTTCACCACTCCCCAGCCCTAGCGCCATGACTGATGCAGCCAATTCACAGGCAGCAGCTAAGTTGGCCCTTCGTAAGCAGCTGGAAAAAACACTGCTGGAGATCCCACCCCCTAAGCCTCCTGCTCCTCTGCTCCACTTCCTACCCAGTGCAGCCAACAGCGAATTCATCTACATGGTGGGCTTGGAGGAGGTGGTACAGAGTGTCATTGACAGCCAAG GCAAAGGTTGTGCCTCACTTCTTCGGGTGGAGCCATTTGTATGTGCTCAGTGTCGCACAGACTTTACCCCTCACTGGAAGCAAGAGAAAAATGGCAAGATTTTGTGTGAGCAGTGCATGACCTCCAACCAGAAGAAGGCCCTAAAAGCCGAGCATACTAACCGGTTGAAGAATGCCTTTGTCAAAGCCCTACAGCAGGAACAA GAAATTGAGCAGCGACTACAACAGCAGGCAGCCCTCTCCCCTACTACGGCTCCAGCTGTGTCCAGTGTCAGTAAGCAAGAGACCATCATGAGACATCATACGCTCCGGCAG GCTCCACAGCCCCAGAGCACTCTCCAGCGTGGCATCCCCACATCTGCCCGCTCCATGCTTTCCAATTTTGCACAGGCACCCCAGCTGTCTGTGGCAGGAGGCCTCCTTGGCATGCCAg GTGTTAATATTGCTTACTTGAACACTGGCATCGGGGGACACAAAGCACCCAGCCTGGCAGACCGACAGCGGGAGTACCTTTTAGACATGATTCCCCCCCGGTCTATATCGCAGTCCATCAGTGGACAGAAATAA
- the LOC127561327 gene encoding immunoglobulin superfamily DCC subclass member 3-like, producing the protein MEEGQGCRRGRTRQKATRSFSSHREGRENDGEAGKGLAFTGILSWQYPLSLPFSTGGAAGSELAFVQEPGDVVALREHPLLLRCQVEGEPPITISWQRDGMPLGNNSGATLMPDGSLHLGGFPNRHAPQGSPLASAGVHEYNCVAQNRYGRLVSRRARVQLASLSRFHQHPESMVVEQGGVARFQCLIRGVPEPTISWEHNRTALSPANHRFTLLPAGILQITSVGQSDVGTYRCVARNIAGTRYSQEAQLALSGTVSPPRLLQEPEILSGPQNLTLTVHQTAVLECIATGHPRPLVSWSRLDGRSIGVEGIQVLGTGNLMISDVSVQHSGVYVCAANRPGTRVRRTAQGVLLVQAPPEFVQWPQSVSKPPGSSAIFTCVAHGVPEPRLIWLKNGKVLNPDDNVRLTHNNSTLMLAAVTAADEAIYQCVAENSAGSNQASARLAVAGAPQLPPAPQGLRASALSASTVRVSWEPPPAGDHPSIIGYVLHLQPEGEPPGRGLQEAVSKGTFEHVFTNLEPATTYSIRLRAYSAEGASQDSPPVHITTMGSAPAALGFYTKVLNATSVQASWELPPQPGLIQGFKLFHRKLPAAHFEGPLLLASSASSFLYTDLEPAALYEIKLQAFNGNGDGNSTARFVSLRDALTADVDPKAGCPCSQDGETPFTGNTQMSGVFVGIHVGFAALIICLLCLLLGWQRRKGSGEHWTVPPGSADRASLGQLESGGKPGERIELISQVTVEQQSAA; encoded by the exons ATggaggag GGTCAAGGCTGTAGGAGAGGAAGAACAAGGCAAAAGGCAACAAGATCTTTCTCCAGtcacagagaagggagagagaacgATGGGGAAGCAGGGAAGGGGCTGGCGTTCACTGGGATTCTATCCTGGCAATACCCACTGAGCCTGCCCTTCTCTACAGGTGGAGCTGCGGGCTCTGAGCTGGCCTTCGTGCAGGAGCCAGGGGACGTGGTGGCTCTGCGGGAGCACCCACTGCTGCTGAGGTGCCAGGTGGAAGGGGAGCCCCCCATCACCATCTCCTGGCAGCGCGATGGGATGCCCCTGGGAAACAACAGCGGCGCCACCCTGATGCCAGATGGATCTCTGCACCTTGGGGGCTTCCCCAACCGTCATGCCCCTCAGGGTTCACCCCTAGCTTCTGCTGGTGTCCATGAATACAACTGTGTGGCTCAAAACCGCTATGGACGGTTGGTGAGCCGCAGGGCACGGGTGCAGCTGGCAA GTCTGTCTCGATTTCATCAACACCCCGAGTCCATGGTGGTGGAGCAGGGAGGCGTGGCCCGTTTCCAGTGCCTGATCCGAGGGGTACCTGAGCCAACGATCTCCTGGGAACACAACCGCACTGCCTTGAGCCCTGCCAACCACAG ATTCACCTTGCTACCTGCAGGCATTCTACAGATCACAAGCGTGGGACAGTCTGATGTAGGGACCTACAGGTGTGTGGCAAGAAATATAGCCGGTACCAGGTACAGCCAGGAGGCCCAACTTGCACTGAGCGGTA CAGTGTCTCCTCCGAGGCTACTTCAGGAACCAGAGATTCTCTCAGGACCTCAGAACCTGACGCTCACAGTGCACCAGACTGCAGTGCTGGAGTGCATTGCTACTGGCCATCCGCGCCCCTTGGTCTCCTGGAGTCGCCTGG ATGGTCGCTCCATTGGGGTTGAAGGAATCCAGGTTCTGGGGACTGGGAACCTGATGATCTCAGACGTGTCTGTCCAGCACTCTGGAGTGTATGTCTGTGCCGCAAACCGTCCAGGCACCAGGGTCCGGCGAACAGCCCAGGGGGTCCTTCTGGTGCAGG CCCCTCCAGAGTTTGTGCAGTGGCCGCAGTCGGTGTCGAAGCCGCCCGGCAGCAGCGCCATCTTCACGTGCGTGGCCCACGGGGTTCCCGAACCCCGGCTGATCTGGCTGAAGAACGGGAAGGTCTTAAACCCCGACGATAACGTCAGGCTCACCCACAACAACAG CACCCTGATGCTGGCCGCCGTCACGGCCGCGGACGAGGCCATCTACCAGTGCGTGGCTGAGAACAGCGCGGGCTCCAATCAGGCCAGTGCCCGCCTGGCGGTGGCCGGGGCCCCCCAGCTGCCCCCCGCTCCTCAAGGCCTGCGGGCGTCCGCCCTCTCCGCCTCCACTGTCCGGGTCTCCTGGGAGCCTCCTCCTGCCGGTGACCACCCCAGCATCATCGGCTACGTGCTGCATCTCCAGCCCGAGGGAG agCCACCTGGCAGGGGACTGCAGGAGGCAGTGAGCAAGGGGACCTTTGAACATGTTTTCACCAACCTGGAGCCAGCAACCACCTATTCCATCCGTCTCCGGGCGTATTCTGCCGAGGGGGCCAGCCAGGACTCCCCTCCTGTCCACATCACCACCATGGGCAGCG CTCCCGCAGCCCTTGGTTTCTACACCAAAGTGCTCAACGCCACCTCAGTGCAGGCCTCCTGGGAGCTGCCCCCCCAGCCTGGGCTCATCCAAGGCTTCAAGCTCTTCCACAGGAAGCTGCCTGCTGCCCACTTTGAGGGACCCCTCCTCCTGGCCAGCAGCGCCAGCTCCTTCCTCTACACTGACCTCG AGCCTGCTGCCCTGTATGAAATTAAGCTTCAAGCCTTCAACGGAAATGGGGATGGAAACAGCACGGCGCGCTTCGTCTCACTGCGGGATGCCCTGACAGCAGACGTGG ATCCCAAGGCTGGGTGCCCCTGCAGCCAGGATGGGGAAACCCCATTCACGGGGAACACCCAAATGTCGGGCGTGTTTGTGGGCATCCACGTGGGTTTTGCTGCCCTCATCATCTGTCTCCTCTGCCTCCTCCTGGGCTGGCAACGTAG GAAAGGGTCCGGGGAGCATTGGACAGTACCCCCAGGCTCTGCTGACAGGGCTTCACTAGGTCAACTGGAAAGTGGAGGAAAACCCGGAGAGAGGATTGAGCTCATTTCCCAG GTCACTGTGGAGCAACAGTCTGCAGCCTAA
- the GATAD2B gene encoding transcriptional repressor p66-beta isoform X1 — protein MDRMTEDALRLNLLKRSLDQADERDDVLAKRLKMEGHEAMERLKMLALLKRKDLAGIEMPHELPTKQDGGGGGGKGYEEKLNGNLRPHGDNRTAGRPGKENINDEPVDMSARRSEPDRGRLTPSPDIIVLSDNEASSPRSSSRMEERLKAANLEMFKGKGIEERQQLIKQLRDELRLEEARLVLLKKLRQSQLQKENVVQKTPVVQNAASIVQPSPAHVGQQGLSKLPSRPGAQGVEPQNLRTLQGHSVIRSATNTTLPHMLMSQRVIAPNPAQLQGQRGPPKPGLVRTTTPNMNPAINYQPQSSSSVPCQRTTSSAIYMNLASHIQPGTVNRVSSPLPSPSAMTDAANSQAAAKLALRKQLEKTLLEIPPPKPPAPLLHFLPSAANSEFIYMVGLEEVVQSVIDSQGKGCASLLRVEPFVCAQCRTDFTPHWKQEKNGKILCEQCMTSNQKKALKAEHTNRLKNAFVKALQQEQEIEQRLQQQAALSPTTAPAVSSVSKQETIMRHHTLRQAPQPQSTLQRGIPTSARSMLSNFAQAPQLSVAGGLLGMPGVNIAYLNTGIGGHKAPSLADRQREYLLDMIPPRSISQSISGQK, from the exons ATGGACAGAATGACAGAAGATGCCCTTCGCCTGAATCTGCTGAAGCGAAGCCTGGACCAGGCAGATGAACGTGATGATGTCCTGGCAAAAAGACTCAAGATGGAAGGACATGAAGCCATGGAGCGATTAAAAATGTTAGCACTGCTCAAAAGGAAGGACCTGGCAGGCATTGAGATGCCCCATGAGTTACCTACCAAACAGGATGGTGGTGGCGGTGGTGGCAAGGGCTATGAGGAGAAACTTAATGGGAATCTGAGGCCGCATGGGGATAATAGGACTGCTGGACGGCCAGGCAAGGAGAACATCAATGATGAGCCTGTGGACATGAGTGCTAGGAGAAG TGAGCCAGACCGGGGACGACTGACTCCCTCCCCTGACATCATCGTCCTTTCCGACAATGAGGCCTCCAGTCCTCGTTCCAGTTCCCGCATGGAAGAGAGACTGAAAGCAGCCAACTTGGAGATGTTTAAG GGAAAAGGTATTGAAGAACGGCAACAGCTTATTAAGCAGCTGAGGGATGAGCTACGTCTAGAGGAAGCCAGATTGGTCctgttgaagaaactaaggcagagtcAGCTACAGAAAGAGAATGTGGTTCAGAAG actCCAGTTGTACAAAATGCAGCATCAATTGTCCAGCCATCTCCTGCCCATGTAGGACAGCAGGGACTGTCCAAGCTCCcttccaggcctggtgctcagGGGGTGGAGCCCCAAAATCTGAGAACATTGCAG GGTCATAGTGTCATCCGCTCAGCCACCAACACAACCCTTCCACACATGCTGATGTCACAGCGAGTTATTGCACCAAACCCTGCCCAACTGCAGGGCCAGCGAGGGCCACCCAAACCTGGCCTCGTACGTACCACCACACCCAACATGAACCCTGCCATCAATTACCAACCG CAGTCAAGTTCTTCTGTCCCTTGCCAGCGCACAACATCCTCTGCCATCTATATGAACCTTGCCTCTCACATCCAGCCAGGGACTGTTAACAGAGTGTCTTCACCACTCCCCAGCCCTAGCGCCATGACTGATGCAGCCAATTCACAGGCAGCAGCTAAGTTGGCCCTTCGTAAGCAGCTGGAAAAAACACTGCTGGAGATCCCACCCCCTAAGCCTCCTGCTCCTCTGCTCCACTTCCTACCCAGTGCAGCCAACAGCGAATTCATCTACATGGTGGGCTTGGAGGAGGTGGTACAGAGTGTCATTGACAGCCAAG GCAAAGGTTGTGCCTCACTTCTTCGGGTGGAGCCATTTGTATGTGCTCAGTGTCGCACAGACTTTACCCCTCACTGGAAGCAAGAGAAAAATGGCAAGATTTTGTGTGAGCAGTGCATGACCTCCAACCAGAAGAAGGCCCTAAAAGCCGAGCATACTAACCGGTTGAAGAATGCCTTTGTCAAAGCCCTACAGCAGGAACAA GAAATTGAGCAGCGACTACAACAGCAGGCAGCCCTCTCCCCTACTACGGCTCCAGCTGTGTCCAGTGTCAGTAAGCAAGAGACCATCATGAGACATCATACGCTCCGGCAG GCTCCACAGCCCCAGAGCACTCTCCAGCGTGGCATCCCCACATCTGCCCGCTCCATGCTTTCCAATTTTGCACAGGCACCCCAGCTGTCTGTGGCAGGAGGCCTCCTTGGCATGCCAg GTGTTAATATTGCTTACTTGAACACTGGCATCGGGGGACACAAAGCACCCAGCCTGGCAGACCGACAGCGGGAGTACCTTTTAGACATGATTCCCCCCCGGTCTATATCGCAGTCCATCAGTGGACAGAAATAA
- the GATAD2B gene encoding transcriptional repressor p66-beta isoform X3 produces MMDRMTEDALRLNLLKRSLDQADERDDVLAKRLKMEGHEAMERLKMLALLKRKDLAGIEMPHELPTKQDGGGGGGKGYEEKLNGNLRPHGDNRTAGRPGKENINDEPVDMSARRSEPDRGRLTPSPDIIVLSDNEASSPRSSSRMEERLKAANLEMFKGKGIEERQQLIKQLRDELRLEEARLVLLKKLRQSQLQKENVVQKTPVVQNAASIVQPSPAHVGQQGLSKLPSRPGAQGVEPQNLRTLQGHSVIRSATNTTLPHMLMSQRVIAPNPAQLQGQRGPPKPGLVRTTTPNMNPAINYQPQSSSSVPCQRTTSSAIYMNLASHIQPGTVNRVSSPLPSPSAMTDAANSQAAAKLALRKQLEKTLLEIPPPKPPAPLLHFLPSAANSEFIYMVGLEEVVQSVIDSQGKGCASLLRVEPFVCAQCRTDFTPHWKQEKNGKILCEQCMTSNQKKALKAEHTNRLKNAFVKALQQEQEIEQRLQQQAALSPTTAPAVSSVSKQETIMRHHTLRQAPQPQSTLQRGIPTSARSMLSNFAQAPQLSVAGGLLGMPGVNIAYLNTGIGGHKAPSLADRQREYLLDMIPPRSISQSISGQK; encoded by the exons GATGGACAGAATGACAGAAGATGCCCTTCGCCTGAATCTGCTGAAGCGAAGCCTGGACCAGGCAGATGAACGTGATGATGTCCTGGCAAAAAGACTCAAGATGGAAGGACATGAAGCCATGGAGCGATTAAAAATGTTAGCACTGCTCAAAAGGAAGGACCTGGCAGGCATTGAGATGCCCCATGAGTTACCTACCAAACAGGATGGTGGTGGCGGTGGTGGCAAGGGCTATGAGGAGAAACTTAATGGGAATCTGAGGCCGCATGGGGATAATAGGACTGCTGGACGGCCAGGCAAGGAGAACATCAATGATGAGCCTGTGGACATGAGTGCTAGGAGAAG TGAGCCAGACCGGGGACGACTGACTCCCTCCCCTGACATCATCGTCCTTTCCGACAATGAGGCCTCCAGTCCTCGTTCCAGTTCCCGCATGGAAGAGAGACTGAAAGCAGCCAACTTGGAGATGTTTAAG GGAAAAGGTATTGAAGAACGGCAACAGCTTATTAAGCAGCTGAGGGATGAGCTACGTCTAGAGGAAGCCAGATTGGTCctgttgaagaaactaaggcagagtcAGCTACAGAAAGAGAATGTGGTTCAGAAG actCCAGTTGTACAAAATGCAGCATCAATTGTCCAGCCATCTCCTGCCCATGTAGGACAGCAGGGACTGTCCAAGCTCCcttccaggcctggtgctcagGGGGTGGAGCCCCAAAATCTGAGAACATTGCAG GGTCATAGTGTCATCCGCTCAGCCACCAACACAACCCTTCCACACATGCTGATGTCACAGCGAGTTATTGCACCAAACCCTGCCCAACTGCAGGGCCAGCGAGGGCCACCCAAACCTGGCCTCGTACGTACCACCACACCCAACATGAACCCTGCCATCAATTACCAACCG CAGTCAAGTTCTTCTGTCCCTTGCCAGCGCACAACATCCTCTGCCATCTATATGAACCTTGCCTCTCACATCCAGCCAGGGACTGTTAACAGAGTGTCTTCACCACTCCCCAGCCCTAGCGCCATGACTGATGCAGCCAATTCACAGGCAGCAGCTAAGTTGGCCCTTCGTAAGCAGCTGGAAAAAACACTGCTGGAGATCCCACCCCCTAAGCCTCCTGCTCCTCTGCTCCACTTCCTACCCAGTGCAGCCAACAGCGAATTCATCTACATGGTGGGCTTGGAGGAGGTGGTACAGAGTGTCATTGACAGCCAAG GCAAAGGTTGTGCCTCACTTCTTCGGGTGGAGCCATTTGTATGTGCTCAGTGTCGCACAGACTTTACCCCTCACTGGAAGCAAGAGAAAAATGGCAAGATTTTGTGTGAGCAGTGCATGACCTCCAACCAGAAGAAGGCCCTAAAAGCCGAGCATACTAACCGGTTGAAGAATGCCTTTGTCAAAGCCCTACAGCAGGAACAA GAAATTGAGCAGCGACTACAACAGCAGGCAGCCCTCTCCCCTACTACGGCTCCAGCTGTGTCCAGTGTCAGTAAGCAAGAGACCATCATGAGACATCATACGCTCCGGCAG GCTCCACAGCCCCAGAGCACTCTCCAGCGTGGCATCCCCACATCTGCCCGCTCCATGCTTTCCAATTTTGCACAGGCACCCCAGCTGTCTGTGGCAGGAGGCCTCCTTGGCATGCCAg GTGTTAATATTGCTTACTTGAACACTGGCATCGGGGGACACAAAGCACCCAGCCTGGCAGACCGACAGCGGGAGTACCTTTTAGACATGATTCCCCCCCGGTCTATATCGCAGTCCATCAGTGGACAGAAATAA